CCGGCAACCTCCATGAGGTCAAGTTGTTGATGAAACCAGACACGCGACAAGATCAGTAACTTCTCTGTTGTGTTACTGTATGTAACTAACGTCTCATTACCAGGTTAGGTTTGTGCAGGATGTCTCAAAAACTGAGCTGCGAACGCCTTCTAGTGTTGACATTGATCCACAGCATGCAGTTCTTTCTTTCCTCATGCAAAACACCAGGTCTGTTTACACCAGTGGCTTCTGGGTTTTATTACATGGTCAGAGGGAGTGTACCCACAGTGAACATCTGCACACCGCTCAGTACTAACAGAGCCTTGTGCATTTTGGATAATGGGTCACTCCACTTGAGCACGGGACGTTGGTATTTATAGAGGAAGTGGAGAGCGGAGTTATTTCTTGTATGttacaacgacaacaacaacatgtgtcTGTACTCACACCTCCTGTGGTCCACAGAGGGGTGTACACACCGACCACAGATGGAAGAAACCACCAGCCGAATGAAAGGCTGAGCCGACCCAGCCGAGGAACAGCGGTGTACCAAGGTCATACCTGGTGGTTTTAAAGCAGAGAGACTGTGAGAGcaatatttaaagatttatgATGAATTAAAGTCATTCTTCAGGTTAAGTAGTTACATTAAAGCCTGTTAACTTACTTCAGTCCATCAAAGTCAGGGTTGAAGTATTCTACAGAGACATACTGTGCATAGACAGCATAACCACTTGTGGACAGCACACCTGAAGAGAAATCATGTTGGTTTAAACAAGCTGTGGTTTAATgcatatgaaataaacaaggaAGTGATTATTATCAGTGCTTTCTAAAAGCCCTTTTTGTATTATGTTCATTTAGCTACAGCAAGCCCAAGACGTcagaaaattcaaataaaacaagaagaagaaaaaagaacattgtCTATTTATCAGAGAGTACCCAGTTTGGGGTGTGTTGGATGTATTGGAAGACGTAGATGTTATAACATATACAGAAAATATGCTAAAGAGGCATCTTGCTAATTGTAGGTATCAACAGAGTgcataagaaagaaagaatatgaTCTCATACATGTTAATATTTTCAGACTTTCTCTGAGTTAAATGAAACACTCTACtatgatctttttttaatcGTAAATGTAGTAAATGTACGCAAAGTACAGCTCAggctttagtttagtttgttaatTTTGTAGGTATTTGACAGAATACTATAATTAAAAGTTCAATCTAATAATGGACCAAGTCTAACTCAAACTATCCCTAGATCCATGCTGGTAGGTTTAAACAATTAAGGCAAGTGACCATTATGGGGCATCTTTCTCCACTTAtaaacattagaaaaatacattttatgttttcaaaaatCTCCTTAACTAAATtatcaaaaaatattttctgtttgtaccAAATGACACAGATCAGTCAAAACTAACAAGGAATTATTAAATCGAGTCACCAAAAATCTGTTGGCAGCATTTACTGCATGTAGGCAACACATTCTtttaaaactgcacattacCGCTGACTATGTGGCACCATCCGCCTGCATAGATCTTCTTGTACTTTGACCGGTCTTTTCCCCCAATGAAGGTGCACTCCATACCCAGCAGACTGAGAACAAACCCCAGCATGCCCAGGGAAAGAGCGGACATCAGCAGGCCTCGCACTATCTGGATGGAGCCTGGAGTCACACAGCAAGACAATAATGAGAGTCTAGATGTGAGTGGAGCTCATAACTGAATAGTTAAGACACTTTGTTTGTTAGATCAAATGTGTTACCTACCCTCCACAGACCAGAGCACAGGGAAGTCGTAACAGTTGCTGACAGCAGTTGAGTCTGTAAAACAGGATCTCCACAGGCTGGACCAGTACCAGGCTACTTTGATGATGGAGGAACCCCCCATGCCCCCAATTGAGGTGATCTTCCAGCCCTCCATGGCCATGGTGCAGGCCACGAAGATCCAGCCCAGAACTGTCATCAGGAAACCCCAGATCTGGACCACACGAGTCTTCATCTCGGATCCGTGAGTTAATCTCTCGTCTCGCTTATATTTAGATATTACAATACACTTTTGaagcttttctgttttgtatcGTCTTCAGTCCCCTTCAT
This is a stretch of genomic DNA from Larimichthys crocea isolate SSNF chromosome XIX, L_crocea_2.0, whole genome shotgun sequence. It encodes these proteins:
- the cldn10e gene encoding claudin-10, with the translated sequence MKTRVVQIWGFLMTVLGWIFVACTMAMEGWKITSIGGMGGSSIIKVAWYWSSLWRSCFTDSTAVSNCYDFPVLWSVEGSIQIVRGLLMSALSLGMLGFVLSLLGMECTFIGGKDRSKYKKIYAGGWCHIVSGVLSTSGYAVYAQYVSVEYFNPDFDGLKYDLGTPLFLGWVGSAFHSAGGFFHLWSVCTPLCGPQEVVINVQQLQDPEQTKSTTALSTVSEITSKTRLSSISELSSKSGSDVSGISSRSERTYKSGRTSKSGRSSKTGRTVRSVGSEGSRSASRSGLGSGSESGRSSRSSVSTLSGSRSSGSSRTVSSLSGSSRSESRPFAKNSYI